In one Echinicola marina genomic region, the following are encoded:
- a CDS encoding alpha-L-fucosidase: MSLSIKNQQGILAAMAVFILGLFGCQEQKEQGATKDNASMNFDPTELETDPLVLEKLEQWQDQKFGFFVHWGIYSQWGAVASWPLIKNFEGTREIGPAFAERDRDFDRYFKDYYRLNETFNPEQFDPEQWANAASSAGMKYFVMVTKHHDGFCLFDTQQTDFSTTGAACPFHSNENANVTKVLFEAFRDKGISVGTYFSKPDWHNENYWSPDFPVTDHSVNYDPREYPEKWKRFKDYTYKQIEELMTGYGPIDILWLDGAQVLPVANQDIDMDRIASMTRKHQPGLIVVDRLAGGRHENYMSPEGRHHLPEKPLPKPWELCMSLGEGWSHRINDVFKPSKEIIDVLIEVVAKGGNLLLDVGPPASGEIPEAARASMKEIGEWLDINGEGIYKTRSFDYFSENEQVYYTRSKDGKTVYALCLSWPEEALELTKVIPAKEASIQLLGSDKALNWHFDDGVLRIATPASIKNALPHASHQAYVFKIEGKASASLEEVHVKSIHTDHEDIYLFSDTYTFQLENSTPGATIYYTLDGSMPDESSSVYEHEISIDETKLIKTLAKKKGYADSPVGTQLVTKVKKNAGLTLKEPWDNEHRGLTAESLMDYDRGGLDHRSGEWLGFEGRDFDVTIDLGEEVALERISVGFLKNVYESIFVPDSVNFHLSKDGKDFKLGGTVKYNISPFAMEIYKKDYVLDSMSEAARYIRIDAANIGVCPHPHFNSGGKAWLYVDEVIVE; encoded by the coding sequence ATGAGTTTATCTATTAAGAATCAGCAGGGCATATTGGCTGCAATGGCAGTTTTTATATTGGGCCTGTTTGGATGTCAAGAACAAAAAGAGCAAGGAGCCACAAAGGATAATGCTTCCATGAATTTTGATCCTACGGAGCTTGAAACAGATCCTTTGGTATTGGAAAAGCTGGAGCAATGGCAGGATCAAAAGTTTGGTTTTTTTGTGCATTGGGGGATTTACAGCCAATGGGGAGCGGTAGCTTCTTGGCCTTTAATCAAGAATTTTGAAGGCACTAGGGAGATTGGGCCAGCCTTTGCTGAGCGAGATCGGGATTTTGACAGGTATTTTAAGGATTATTACAGGCTTAATGAGACCTTTAATCCTGAGCAATTCGATCCTGAGCAATGGGCCAACGCGGCCAGTTCAGCAGGGATGAAATACTTTGTGATGGTGACCAAGCACCATGACGGCTTTTGTCTGTTTGATACCCAGCAAACGGATTTTAGCACTACTGGGGCAGCTTGTCCTTTCCATTCCAATGAAAATGCCAATGTTACCAAAGTTTTGTTTGAGGCATTCAGGGACAAGGGAATCAGTGTAGGAACCTATTTTTCCAAACCAGATTGGCATAATGAAAATTACTGGTCACCAGATTTCCCGGTTACCGACCACAGTGTGAATTATGACCCCAGGGAATATCCGGAAAAGTGGAAGCGCTTTAAGGATTATACTTATAAGCAGATAGAAGAGTTAATGACAGGATATGGGCCCATTGATATTTTGTGGCTGGATGGGGCACAGGTGCTGCCTGTGGCCAATCAGGATATAGATATGGATAGGATAGCCAGTATGACCAGAAAGCACCAACCAGGCCTGATCGTGGTTGACCGACTTGCAGGAGGCAGGCATGAAAACTATATGTCCCCTGAAGGAAGGCACCATCTTCCTGAGAAACCTCTTCCAAAGCCTTGGGAATTATGTATGTCTTTGGGAGAAGGATGGTCCCATAGGATCAATGATGTCTTTAAACCTTCTAAAGAGATCATTGATGTACTGATTGAGGTGGTAGCCAAAGGAGGAAATTTGCTTTTGGATGTCGGCCCACCTGCCAGTGGGGAGATCCCTGAGGCTGCGAGGGCAAGTATGAAGGAAATAGGGGAATGGTTGGATATTAATGGAGAGGGAATCTATAAAACGAGAAGTTTTGACTATTTCAGTGAAAATGAACAGGTTTATTATACCAGAAGCAAAGATGGCAAGACCGTTTATGCCCTATGTTTATCTTGGCCGGAAGAAGCCTTGGAATTGACCAAAGTGATACCTGCAAAGGAGGCGAGTATACAATTGTTGGGCTCGGACAAGGCCCTGAACTGGCATTTTGATGATGGGGTGTTAAGGATAGCAACCCCGGCAAGTATAAAAAACGCTTTGCCGCATGCTTCCCATCAAGCCTATGTTTTTAAGATTGAAGGAAAAGCTTCTGCTTCACTGGAAGAAGTACACGTAAAAAGTATCCATACAGACCATGAGGACATCTATTTATTCAGTGATACTTATACCTTTCAACTGGAAAACAGCACCCCTGGAGCGACCATTTATTATACATTGGATGGCTCCATGCCTGATGAAAGTTCTTCAGTGTATGAGCATGAGATCAGCATTGATGAGACTAAGCTCATCAAAACATTGGCCAAGAAAAAGGGCTATGCAGACAGTCCGGTGGGTACTCAGTTGGTGACCAAGGTGAAGAAAAATGCAGGGCTTACACTCAAAGAACCATGGGATAATGAGCACAGGGGCTTGACAGCAGAAAGTCTTATGGATTATGATAGAGGGGGGCTTGACCATCGTTCTGGTGAATGGTTGGGATTTGAAGGCCGCGATTTTGATGTGACGATAGATTTAGGTGAGGAAGTGGCGCTTGAAAGGATTTCTGTGGGTTTTTTGAAGAATGTATATGAATCGATTTTTGTACCTGATTCAGTCAATTTCCATTTATCGAAGGATGGTAAAGATTTTAAATTGGGGGGAACCGTGAAGTATAATATCTCTCCCTTTGCCATGGAGATTTATAAGAAAGATTATGTACTGGACAGCATGTCGGAAGCCGCAAGGTATATCAGGATCGACGCTGCGAATATTGGGGTTTGTCCGCATCCGCATTTTAATTCCGGAGGAAAGGCATGGTTATATGTGGATGAGGTAATTGTAGAATAA
- a CDS encoding sulfatase family protein has protein sequence MNKKNLFNYILVVFTTFLFTAGIHQDTNAATTPPNIIIFFTDDQGYADVGSYGAEGYETPNFDELAANGIRFTDFYVPATVCTPSRAGLLTGRYPKRSDLHEAVLFPYSEGGLAPEEYTMAEMLKASGYTTSCIGKWHLGHKEVYMPNNQGFDEFYGVPYSNDMDGYYYKNNDFQSPPLPFYRNTELIEEGPDQHYLTKRYTEETIRQIQGRGEKPFFIYLAHNMPHKPLYASPEFEGKSGKGIYADVIMELDWSMGEIVKTLKEEGIYDNTIIIFTSDNGPQVGSAKPLRGKKAQTWEGGQRVPGIISWPAAIPAGIESHQFVSTMDLFPTLAHIAGAKIPEDLKMDGMDISKHLYKPNKTTLPERPLYYFARNGKVEAVRLGKWKLHIEKSIGWNQQDNGTFTVSLYNLDEDISEESNVADKYPDMVKKLTSMIKAAEEDIS, from the coding sequence ATGAATAAGAAAAATCTCTTCAATTACATTTTAGTTGTTTTCACTACTTTCCTCTTTACAGCAGGCATTCATCAGGACACAAATGCAGCTACTACTCCCCCTAATATCATCATCTTTTTCACCGATGACCAAGGCTATGCAGATGTGGGCAGTTACGGCGCTGAAGGCTATGAAACGCCCAACTTTGATGAATTAGCTGCCAATGGCATCAGATTCACCGATTTTTATGTACCTGCTACGGTATGTACCCCCTCCAGGGCTGGACTATTGACTGGTCGCTATCCCAAAAGAAGTGATCTCCACGAAGCAGTCCTATTTCCTTATTCTGAAGGAGGATTAGCCCCTGAAGAATATACCATGGCTGAAATGCTCAAAGCCAGTGGTTACACCACTTCCTGCATTGGCAAATGGCACTTGGGACACAAAGAAGTGTATATGCCCAATAACCAAGGCTTTGATGAATTTTATGGCGTGCCCTATTCCAATGATATGGATGGATACTATTATAAAAATAATGATTTCCAATCTCCCCCACTTCCTTTTTACAGAAATACTGAATTGATAGAAGAAGGTCCTGACCAGCACTACCTGACCAAAAGATATACTGAGGAAACTATTCGACAAATACAGGGTCGCGGAGAAAAGCCTTTCTTTATTTACCTGGCTCATAATATGCCGCATAAGCCATTATATGCCTCACCAGAATTTGAGGGAAAAAGCGGTAAAGGGATATATGCAGATGTGATCATGGAATTGGATTGGAGCATGGGAGAAATCGTTAAAACCTTAAAAGAAGAAGGTATTTATGATAACACCATCATTATTTTCACGTCCGATAATGGTCCACAAGTAGGTTCTGCCAAACCCCTAAGAGGCAAAAAAGCCCAAACATGGGAAGGCGGTCAACGTGTACCAGGAATCATATCCTGGCCAGCAGCGATCCCCGCAGGTATCGAAAGCCATCAGTTTGTAAGCACCATGGACCTCTTTCCTACCCTCGCCCATATTGCTGGGGCCAAAATCCCCGAAGACTTGAAAATGGATGGAATGGACATCAGCAAACACCTGTATAAACCTAATAAAACTACACTTCCGGAACGTCCTCTATATTACTTTGCAAGGAATGGAAAAGTGGAAGCTGTCAGGCTTGGAAAATGGAAGTTACATATAGAAAAATCCATTGGCTGGAATCAGCAAGATAATGGCACTTTCACAGTATCCCTTTATAATCTGGATGAGGATATTTCTGAAGAAAGCAATGTGGCAGATAAATACCCTGATATGGTCAAAAAGCTGACAAGCATGATAAAAGCGGCTGAAGAAGACATCTCCTGA
- a CDS encoding RNA polymerase sigma-70 factor — protein MSQIYEKELSEDCYEIAAMKEGSWEAFEHLYNKYWEKLFKLSVRVTGDEELSKDFVQEIFLDLWNRRQSLSIKNPYAYLYQATKYRFVEHIRRQDLQKKFIAHFNEVLHLSNDVEEKIYFEELHHQIDSRLVELPSRCREIFTLSRYQHLSNQEIANRLGISKSTVENQLNKALNHLRKSADLGVAMMFILGIL, from the coding sequence ATGTCCCAAATTTACGAAAAGGAACTCAGCGAAGATTGTTATGAAATAGCAGCAATGAAAGAAGGCTCTTGGGAGGCTTTTGAGCACCTATACAATAAATATTGGGAGAAGCTTTTCAAATTGAGTGTTAGGGTAACAGGGGATGAGGAGCTGAGCAAGGACTTTGTACAGGAGATATTTTTGGACTTATGGAACAGAAGACAGTCTTTATCCATCAAGAATCCATATGCTTATCTTTATCAAGCAACGAAATACCGTTTTGTAGAACATATCAGGAGACAAGATTTACAGAAAAAGTTCATAGCACATTTTAATGAAGTCCTTCACTTAAGCAATGATGTAGAAGAAAAGATTTATTTTGAAGAGCTTCATCATCAAATTGATAGTCGGCTGGTTGAACTGCCCTCCAGGTGTAGGGAAATTTTTACTTTGAGCAGGTACCAGCATTTGTCCAATCAGGAAATCGCCAATAGGTTGGGGATTTCAAAGAGTACCGTTGAAAACCAATTAAATAAGGCATTAAACCATTTAAGAAAATCAGCCGATTTGGGTGTGGCCATGATGTTTATTTTGGGTATTTTGTGA
- a CDS encoding FecR family protein, with amino-acid sequence MMSEREFDQLLKKYLEGKTSEDENQIIDKWFEQLSTSKYDLAEEDLGNVKREIFSRIQEQAKPAHTDVPKASSHSIGLWKYAATVTVLLLAGYWIYSTVVDDTEKNWVTQQTATGEVLELSLQDGSKVFLNALSSISYPKHFGKSSREVKVTGEVYFEVAKDAKRPFKVYAEKLNTSVLGTSFNVNAYKNELPRVSVLEGKVLVESISKGEKVTLLAHQEAQLDGNNALSKHAVDMDRVLAWRRGIFYLNNISLEEVGRIIERNYDVRIIFEDQATAMQTVSGKFKKDSLSNLLNQIQFIKDIHWEKTSNGTIKIASNKK; translated from the coding sequence ATGATGAGCGAAAGAGAATTTGATCAGCTTCTAAAAAAATACCTTGAGGGAAAGACATCCGAGGATGAAAATCAAATCATAGATAAATGGTTTGAACAGCTGAGTACATCTAAATATGACTTGGCAGAGGAAGATCTGGGAAATGTCAAGAGAGAGATTTTTAGTCGTATTCAGGAGCAAGCCAAGCCTGCCCATACAGATGTGCCGAAAGCCAGCTCCCATTCTATTGGTCTATGGAAGTATGCGGCTACGGTGACAGTTTTGTTACTGGCCGGGTATTGGATTTATTCTACTGTAGTAGATGATACTGAAAAAAACTGGGTGACTCAGCAAACCGCCACAGGAGAGGTCTTAGAACTTAGCCTACAAGATGGCAGTAAGGTCTTTTTGAATGCCCTTTCCAGTATATCTTACCCCAAACACTTTGGCAAATCAAGCAGAGAAGTAAAGGTGACTGGTGAAGTTTATTTTGAAGTGGCCAAGGATGCCAAAAGGCCTTTTAAAGTTTATGCTGAGAAACTGAATACCAGTGTGCTGGGGACCTCCTTTAACGTAAATGCCTATAAGAATGAACTTCCTAGGGTCAGTGTGCTGGAAGGGAAGGTGCTGGTGGAAAGCATATCAAAAGGAGAAAAGGTGACCCTGCTTGCCCATCAAGAAGCACAGCTGGATGGAAATAATGCATTGTCTAAGCATGCAGTGGATATGGACAGGGTATTGGCCTGGAGAAGGGGGATTTTTTATTTGAACAATATCTCATTGGAGGAAGTGGGGCGGATTATTGAGCGGAATTATGATGTTCGGATCATTTTTGAAGATCAGGCCACGGCCATGCAGACCGTATCAGGAAAATTCAAAAAGGACAGTTTGTCCAATCTTTTAAATCAAATCCAGTTTATCAAAGACATTCATTGGGAAAAAACTTCCAATGGTACTATAAAAATAGCTTCCAACAAAAAATGA
- a CDS encoding SusC/RagA family TonB-linked outer membrane protein, translating into MFNTITKQLLRKTKLLSLLLGLQLLSMQLSLANVVQGQNPKEISIEFEAKNASLESVFEQVEAMTDFVFLYDERIIESDLKFSLAKRQITVAELLDILAKTHPLKFQQLNNSISVKLEEGKTAVLDKILITGTIRDQAGQPLPGATVLVKGTNIGTVADLDGKFSLKADNNAILIFSMLGFSDQEISVNNRSTINMVLQEESASLDEVVVFGYSAVEKKHVASAVSDLDMERAVNRPLGKLQEVFSGTIPGVTMMQASNIPGGTPGSINIRGIATLQSASPLVIVDGMEQSLTDLDPNQIKSISVLKDAASASMYGSRGANGVIIIETKRGTTGKFKVDMHAWTAVNDPIMMPDFVNSADYMRLNNEARTIQGQSLLYTDEDIALSEQGELPNTNWLEEIMERKAHSYNVSSNISGGGGVGTFNLMLAYLKENGLNINEGSERFSARFNTNININDKFVLLADFYARRLQVDRLYANTNGHGLYTDAWRMNPTQAVFYDSDLPEHYALYDDRNPVASIHHGGLYNNLYDRSTINLRPKYHINDNLHLSGNVSYMINKSANKYKRETFKFYDEEGRPTTTWANAVGASQGVSVSQFTARGNINYESKLRKEKDKIYLIAGSEIMNHVYTDYREIAKASFYTKVNYSFDERYLLEVTARRDGSSKFAPGYRWGFFPSAAVAWNMHNESFFRDLNERGIVNNIKLRMSYGKVGNENVDPYLWQEDVNTWGWTMRVPNPSFTWENQTQSNIGLDVSLLKNRLMFTGELYNKLSTDLVYGNFPVPPLTGSYYLETSVNIGEVENKGWEVSANWSDKVGDFEYSIGGMLFDNKNKILKAGYNESDTLVFKGDIDKIWYNGSSINNYYGYESDGYFQTEEEINSTEAKLPNTLPGDIRYIDQNNDGIINENDRVYLGDPFPHMNYSVNMNLRFKNWDFSFLGQGVGKRLGRVNGLEGYPVIMDGNTNALGTPRQYYMDNRWTPETPNSRFPRVWTGTSPNANLSDIWLSDASYFRIKTLQLGYTIPKPIKGVQNLRMYINAQDAFTFTNWEGLEPEDNGGNGSYPRMATYSLGVKFTIL; encoded by the coding sequence ATGTTTAATACTATTACAAAACAATTGCTGCGCAAGACAAAGCTGTTGTCCCTACTTTTGGGACTGCAGTTATTGAGTATGCAGCTATCCTTGGCGAATGTCGTTCAAGGCCAAAATCCCAAAGAGATCAGTATAGAATTTGAGGCAAAAAATGCCAGTTTGGAATCGGTGTTCGAGCAAGTCGAGGCGATGACTGACTTTGTATTTCTCTATGATGAGCGTATCATAGAAAGTGATTTGAAATTTAGCTTGGCCAAGCGGCAAATTACTGTGGCGGAACTTTTGGATATCCTGGCCAAAACCCACCCTTTGAAGTTTCAGCAACTTAATAATAGCATTTCAGTGAAGCTTGAAGAGGGCAAAACTGCAGTTTTAGATAAGATATTGATTACCGGAACCATCCGTGATCAAGCAGGTCAGCCACTTCCGGGGGCGACAGTATTGGTTAAAGGAACCAATATAGGTACGGTAGCGGATTTGGATGGGAAATTCTCCTTAAAAGCGGATAATAATGCCATATTGATATTTAGCATGCTTGGTTTTAGTGACCAAGAGATATCGGTAAACAACCGCTCGACTATCAATATGGTGTTACAGGAAGAAAGTGCGTCTTTGGATGAGGTGGTTGTTTTTGGTTATAGTGCAGTAGAGAAGAAGCACGTAGCATCAGCTGTTTCTGATTTGGATATGGAAAGAGCGGTAAACCGTCCTCTTGGAAAATTGCAGGAAGTATTCAGTGGGACTATTCCAGGTGTGACGATGATGCAAGCTTCCAATATTCCTGGCGGTACACCGGGAAGTATCAATATTCGTGGTATTGCAACACTTCAAAGTGCTTCTCCATTGGTCATTGTGGATGGTATGGAGCAAAGCTTAACAGACCTTGATCCCAACCAAATCAAGAGCATCAGTGTGCTAAAAGATGCCGCTTCAGCCTCTATGTACGGTTCTAGGGGAGCCAATGGGGTAATCATCATCGAAACCAAAAGAGGTACTACGGGTAAGTTCAAGGTAGATATGCACGCTTGGACGGCGGTCAATGATCCTATTATGATGCCTGACTTTGTGAATTCAGCTGATTATATGAGGCTTAATAATGAAGCCAGAACGATTCAGGGCCAGAGCTTACTTTATACAGATGAAGATATCGCTTTGAGTGAGCAGGGTGAATTGCCCAATACCAATTGGTTAGAAGAGATCATGGAGAGGAAGGCACATTCCTATAATGTTTCTTCCAATATCTCAGGAGGAGGTGGTGTAGGTACCTTCAACTTAATGCTGGCATACTTAAAGGAGAATGGCTTGAATATCAATGAAGGAAGTGAAAGATTTTCTGCCCGTTTCAATACCAATATCAATATCAATGATAAGTTTGTGCTTTTGGCTGATTTTTATGCAAGAAGGTTACAAGTAGACAGACTTTATGCCAATACAAACGGTCATGGCCTATATACTGATGCTTGGAGAATGAACCCTACCCAGGCAGTATTTTATGATTCTGATCTTCCAGAGCATTATGCCTTATATGATGACAGAAACCCTGTAGCCAGTATCCACCATGGAGGGCTCTATAATAACTTGTATGACAGGAGCACCATTAACCTGAGACCAAAGTATCATATCAATGACAACTTGCACTTAAGCGGCAATGTATCCTATATGATCAATAAGTCTGCAAATAAATATAAAAGAGAGACTTTTAAATTCTACGATGAAGAAGGAAGGCCAACTACTACTTGGGCCAATGCCGTAGGTGCTTCCCAAGGAGTAAGTGTCAGCCAGTTTACTGCTAGGGGTAATATCAACTATGAGAGTAAGTTAAGAAAGGAAAAGGACAAAATTTATTTGATAGCCGGTTCTGAGATCATGAACCATGTCTATACGGACTATAGGGAGATTGCCAAGGCTTCTTTTTATACCAAAGTGAACTATTCTTTTGATGAGCGTTACTTATTGGAAGTGACAGCAAGAAGGGATGGTAGTTCCAAGTTTGCTCCTGGCTATCGTTGGGGATTCTTCCCTTCAGCAGCAGTTGCCTGGAACATGCACAATGAAAGCTTCTTTAGAGATCTTAATGAAAGAGGTATTGTCAATAATATCAAGTTGAGGATGTCCTATGGTAAAGTAGGGAACGAAAACGTGGACCCTTATTTATGGCAGGAAGATGTAAATACCTGGGGATGGACCATGAGGGTACCTAATCCTAGCTTTACTTGGGAAAACCAAACACAAAGCAATATTGGCCTAGATGTAAGCTTATTGAAGAACAGGCTGATGTTTACAGGAGAGCTTTACAATAAGCTCTCTACAGACCTTGTGTATGGGAATTTTCCAGTACCACCTCTTACTGGATCCTATTATTTAGAAACTTCTGTAAATATCGGTGAAGTGGAAAACAAGGGTTGGGAAGTATCAGCCAATTGGAGTGATAAAGTAGGGGATTTTGAGTACAGCATTGGTGGTATGTTGTTTGACAATAAAAACAAAATCCTCAAAGCGGGCTATAATGAATCGGATACTTTGGTCTTTAAAGGAGATATAGATAAAATCTGGTATAATGGAAGTTCCATCAATAATTATTATGGTTATGAAAGTGATGGTTATTTTCAAACAGAAGAAGAGATAAATTCCACAGAAGCCAAGCTACCTAACACCCTTCCAGGTGATATCCGCTATATAGATCAAAACAATGACGGTATCATCAATGAGAACGATAGGGTATATCTAGGTGATCCTTTTCCTCATATGAACTATTCGGTAAATATGAATTTAAGGTTTAAGAACTGGGATTTCAGTTTCTTGGGCCAAGGAGTTGGCAAAAGACTGGGAAGGGTAAATGGTCTTGAGGGATATCCAGTCATCATGGACGGGAATACCAATGCTCTTGGAACCCCAAGACAATATTATATGGATAATAGATGGACACCAGAAACCCCTAACAGTAGATTTCCTAGAGTATGGACAGGGACAAGTCCAAATGCCAATTTAAGTGATATATGGTTAAGTGATGCTTCTTATTTCAGAATCAAGACCTTGCAATTGGGCTATACGATTCCAAAACCAATCAAAGGTGTACAAAACTTACGCATGTACATCAATGCACAAGATGCATTCACTTTTACCAACTGGGAAGGATTGGAGCCTGAAGACAATGGAGGAAATGGAAGCTATCCAAGAATGGCTACATATAGTCTTGGCGTGAAATTCACCATACTTTAA
- a CDS encoding RagB/SusD family nutrient uptake outer membrane protein — translation MRKLTIILILACMSLMGCENFLDKTDPTATSFDEFYNDEEDLRRVVYSSYRDVFTHNSDRRLLIYMQDGRSDNAYARLSGDHHQVIANGNLNANSRVVEYYYSLHMKHLGRLNTFIDKVGVPYVEDEAVRERYSNILQGIRVWHYFILTSRWGDVPFVLEPADLDEARQPVTPKEEVLNTIFPLGEEIANKLPVGTYSSNKYMFNQLSMKAIVMRYALYFERYELAARLAKEIIDSKEYSLHPVYGELFQYEASDKNDEVILHQNRESYSGSTYAFPHLGPHFRTGYGQSYVVPLKSLVDSYWTLQGNAIDDCPYHTKEEYELDPNLNRDPRYAFSIMGHGDEFYGEPIDVYNPESTMFYEKNRASGSGYWFRKFVSDDDAFKNGSNMEFPLLRYAEVLLTYAEAKIMMNDVDALAKDCINQLRERAGLDMSEADVTLPEYSAFSQNEWVELIRNERRIELAAEGRRYDDIIRWRIAEEVLNQPALGHTRKVDGQLVSLKIEDRSFAQHQYLWPYHESSLKVNPGLKQNPGY, via the coding sequence ATGAGAAAATTAACGATAATATTAATTCTAGCATGTATGTCCCTTATGGGCTGCGAGAACTTCTTGGACAAGACCGATCCAACGGCTACATCATTTGATGAATTTTATAATGATGAAGAGGACCTACGTCGAGTAGTTTACAGTAGTTATAGAGATGTTTTTACTCACAATAGCGATCGTAGGTTGTTGATTTATATGCAGGATGGACGATCTGACAATGCTTATGCCCGACTTAGCGGAGACCACCATCAGGTCATTGCCAATGGTAATTTGAATGCCAATTCCAGGGTAGTGGAATATTATTATAGTTTGCATATGAAGCACTTAGGAAGGTTGAATACGTTTATAGACAAGGTAGGTGTGCCTTATGTGGAAGATGAAGCCGTAAGAGAAAGATATTCTAATATCCTTCAGGGTATCCGTGTTTGGCATTATTTTATTTTGACCTCGAGATGGGGGGATGTTCCCTTCGTTCTTGAACCTGCTGATTTGGATGAAGCCAGACAGCCTGTTACCCCCAAAGAAGAAGTATTGAATACCATCTTTCCTCTAGGAGAAGAAATCGCCAATAAGCTTCCTGTGGGAACTTATTCTTCCAATAAATACATGTTTAACCAACTTTCTATGAAGGCTATCGTCATGCGTTATGCCTTGTATTTTGAGCGTTACGAGTTAGCAGCAAGGTTGGCCAAAGAAATTATAGACAGCAAAGAATATTCATTGCATCCGGTTTATGGGGAATTGTTCCAATATGAGGCTTCCGATAAAAATGATGAGGTGATCCTTCATCAAAATAGAGAAAGTTACAGTGGTAGCACCTATGCATTTCCACATTTAGGTCCCCATTTTAGAACTGGTTATGGCCAATCTTATGTTGTGCCGTTGAAATCCCTGGTAGACAGTTATTGGACTTTACAAGGCAATGCCATTGATGATTGTCCTTATCATACGAAGGAGGAATACGAACTTGATCCTAATTTGAACAGGGATCCAAGGTATGCATTCAGTATTATGGGGCATGGGGATGAATTCTATGGAGAACCTATTGATGTTTATAACCCTGAATCTACCATGTTTTATGAAAAAAACCGTGCAAGTGGTTCAGGTTATTGGTTCCGTAAGTTCGTCTCTGATGATGATGCTTTCAAAAATGGCAGTAATATGGAATTTCCGCTTTTGAGGTATGCAGAAGTATTATTGACCTATGCAGAAGCTAAGATCATGATGAATGATGTGGATGCATTGGCCAAGGACTGCATTAACCAATTGAGAGAACGCGCTGGTCTGGACATGTCCGAAGCAGATGTGACCCTTCCTGAATACAGCGCGTTTAGCCAAAACGAGTGGGTTGAGCTGATCAGAAATGAAAGAAGGATAGAATTGGCTGCAGAAGGCCGTAGATATGATGATATTATCCGTTGGAGGATCGCCGAAGAGGTATTGAACCAACCAGCTTTGGGGCATACAAGAAAAGTCGATGGACAATTGGTTTCCTTAAAAATCGAGGATAGGTCTTTTGCCCAGCACCAGTATTTATGGCCATACCATGAAAGTAGTTTAAAAGTTAATCCTGGATTGAAACAAAATCCTGGTTATTAA
- a CDS encoding glycerophosphodiester phosphodiesterase family protein, with protein MRGPQLILFATLVFGLHPLLARQETYGPQPQKTKVEGHRGAAGLMPQNTLEAMIEAVKLGVNTLEFDLQISKDGKVILAHDAHINPKYTLGTQGEEIPEEEAKRLIFCKMNYADIKEYDIGSKYYDRFPDKKRFKTSIPLASDVIDSVENFIQENSLEPICYNIEIKSSKLKEENGLVYPYEEYTDKVMDVLLSKNLKGRLVIQSGDPRCLNYLHKKYPDVKLSYLAVYKKDFETYMSKLDFVPEVYSPLYTMVNEALLKKCKSAGMKLVTWTVDEEADIAKMIELGVDGIISNYPNRVLEQLANQ; from the coding sequence ATGAGAGGACCACAACTAATTTTGTTTGCGACACTGGTATTTGGTTTACATCCTTTATTGGCACGACAAGAAACATATGGCCCACAGCCTCAAAAAACCAAAGTAGAAGGCCACAGGGGAGCTGCAGGATTGATGCCCCAAAACACCTTGGAGGCGATGATTGAAGCTGTCAAATTAGGAGTAAATACCTTGGAGTTCGATCTCCAAATATCAAAGGACGGAAAGGTCATCTTAGCGCATGATGCCCATATTAATCCAAAATATACCTTAGGTACTCAAGGAGAAGAAATACCGGAAGAAGAGGCCAAAAGGTTGATTTTCTGCAAAATGAATTACGCTGATATAAAGGAATATGACATCGGCAGTAAGTATTATGATAGGTTTCCAGATAAAAAAAGGTTTAAAACAAGCATTCCACTGGCCTCTGATGTGATTGATTCAGTGGAGAATTTCATCCAAGAAAACAGTTTGGAACCTATATGCTACAATATCGAAATAAAATCAAGTAAGCTAAAAGAAGAGAATGGACTCGTTTATCCCTATGAGGAATATACAGACAAGGTGATGGATGTTTTATTAAGCAAAAACCTGAAAGGCCGCTTGGTAATCCAGTCAGGAGATCCCAGGTGTTTAAACTATCTTCATAAGAAATATCCTGATGTGAAATTGTCGTATTTGGCTGTTTATAAAAAGGATTTTGAAACCTATATGTCCAAGTTGGATTTTGTGCCTGAAGTGTATAGTCCCTTGTACACGATGGTAAATGAAGCATTATTAAAAAAATGCAAAAGTGCAGGAATGAAGCTGGTAACTTGGACAGTAGATGAAGAAGCTGATATCGCCAAAATGATTGAATTGGGAGTGGACGGAATTATCAGTAACTACCCGAATAGGGTTCTTGAACAACTGGCCAATCAATAA